A genomic window from Salvia splendens isolate huo1 chromosome 11, SspV2, whole genome shotgun sequence includes:
- the LOC121756255 gene encoding malonyl-coenzyme:anthocyanin 5-O-glucoside-6'''-O-malonyltransferase-like — MSTTVLETTAIPPPLGSAAELTLPLCFFDIIWLPFHPIRRLIFYNHPCTEAEFSSTIVPNLKHSLSLTLQHFPPVAGNLLYPLDTEKSRPFLRYLSGDTAPLTIAVSIRDFDEVTGSHARDADQFYDFTPPMPPLAEEENYKISPLIALQATLFPGRGICIGVSNHHCLGDARSVFRFVSAWAETNQRGGDEQLKNCSSPPLFDRSVFGDIKGISDNLWSTMRKIPLALPSSPVPTNRVRAAFTLHRSDIKKLKDIVMSKRPGLVYISTFAVTAAYTWSAVVKSAAAAGEAADEDGTEVLFMPADGRGRRNALVDPPVPVNYFGNCLGGGVATVEHKKLAAEEGFVAAAEAIADLIKNRVNNEEVFLGDLDSWLAEMSKLARLNTFGVSGSPKFDLSNADFGWGKARKLEVLSMDEEKYTMSLCNSPDSESGLVVGTSLPRKRMEAFATIFEDGLKF; from the coding sequence ATGTCCACCACCGTGCTCGAAACCACCGCCATCCCTCCTCCGCTGGGCTCCGCCGCCGAGCTAACCCTCCCTCTCTGCTTCTTCGACATCATCTGGCTGCCTTTCCACCCCATCCGCCGCCTCATCTTCTACAACCACCCCTGCACCGAGGCCGAATTCTCCTCCACCATCGTTCCAAACCTCAAacactccctctccctcaccctCCAACACTTTCCCCCCGTCGCCGGAAACCTCCTCTACCCTCTCGACACCGAAAAATCCCGCCCGTTCCTCCGCTACCTCTCCGGCGACACCGCCCCCCTCACCATCGCCGTCTCCATCCGCGACTTCGACGAAGTCACCGGGAGCCACGCCCGAGACGCCGATCAGTTCTACGACTTCACCCCGCCGATGCCGCCGCTGGCCGAGGAggaaaattacaaaatttccCCTCTCATCGCGCTCCAGGCCACGCTCTTCCCCGGCCGCGGCATCTGCATCGGGGTGAGCAATCACCACTGCCTCGGCGATGCGAGGTCCGTGTTCCGATTCGTCTCAGCCTGGGCCGAGACGAATCAGCGCGGCGGAGACGAGCAACTTAAAAACTGCTCATCGCCGCCGCTATTTGATAGATCTGTTTTTGGAGATATCAAGGGCATAAGCGACAATTTATGGAGCACCATGAGGAAAATTCCGCTGGCTCTGCCAAGTTCGCCTGTGCCTACTAACAGAGTCAGGGCCGCGTTCACACTGCATCGATCCGATATTAAAAAACTCAAGGATATTGTCATGTCGAAGAGGCCCGGCCTAGTCTACATCTCTACTTTCGCCGTCACGGCGGCGTACACGTGGAGCGCTGTGGTGAAATCCGCGGCTGCGGCCGGGGAGGCCGCGGACGAAGATGGGACCGAGGTGCTCTTTATGCCGGCGGACGGGAGGGGGCGGAGGAATGCGCTGGTCGACCCTCCGGTGCCGGTGAATTACTTCGGGAATTGCTTGGGCGGCGGGGTGGCGACGGTGGAGCATAAGAAGCTGGCGGCGGAGGAAGGATTTGTCGCGGCGGCAGAGGCGATTGCGGATTTGATCAAGAACAGAGTGAATAATGAAGAGGTTTTTTTGGGTGATTTGGATAGTTGGTTGGCGGAGATGTCGAAATTGGCGAGGTTGAATACGTTTGGAGTTTCCGGTTCACCGAAATTCGATTTGTCGAATGCGGATTTTGGATGGGGAAAGGCGAGGAAGTTGGAGGTTTTATCGATGGACGAAGAGAAGTATACGATGTCGTTGTGTAATTCACCGGATTCCGAAAGCGGTTTGGTGGTCGGAACTTCACTACCGAGGAAGAGAATGGAGGCTTTTGCAACAATATTTGAAGATGGCCTTAAATTTTAA
- the LOC121755988 gene encoding malonyl-coenzyme:anthocyanin 5-O-glucoside-6'''-O-malonyltransferase-like: MSTTVLEITAISPPPASTPDLTLPLCFFDIIWLHFHPIRRLIFYNHPCTEAEFSSTIVPNLKHSLSLTLQHFPPVAGNLLYPLDTDKSRPFLRYLSGDTAPLTIAVSRRDFDEVSSSHARDSDQFYEFLPPMPPTIEEENYKIAPLIALQATLFPGRGICIGVSNHHCLGDARSIVGFMWAWAEVNKNNGDEQLRNRSPPLIYDRSSAFGDTQKADEKYWSATRNIPLTSSSFPVPSGRVRAAFTLHQSDIKKLKNKVLSKNPDLVFISSFAVTAAYTWSSVVKSADAAGEDVDENKDEVFFFPADARGRPNAMVDPPVPVNYFGNCLGGGMIMMEHKKVVAEEGFVAAAEAIADQIKNQVNKKENFLKGADNWLSEMPKFGELSTFGVSGSPKFDLLNSDFGWGTGSRLEVLSMDKEKYSMSLCNSSDSPGGLVVGLSLPKERMDAFATIFEDGLKY; the protein is encoded by the coding sequence ATGTCCACCACCGTGCTCGAAATCACCGCCATCTCCCCTCCCCCCGCCTCCACCCCCGACCTCACCCTCCCCCTCTGCTTCTTCGACATCATCTGGCTCCATTTCCACCCCATCCGCCGCCTCATCTTCTACAACCACCCCTGCACCGAGGCCGAATTCTCCTCCACCATCGTCCCAAACCTCAAacactccctctctctcaccCTCCAACACTTCCCCCCCGTCGCCGGCAACCTCCTCTACCCTCTCGACACCGACAAATCCCGCCCCTTCCTCCGCTACCTCTCCGGCGACACCGCCCCCCTCACCATCGCCGTCTCCCGCCGCGACTTCGACGAAGTCTCCAGCAGCCACGCCCGAGACTCCGACCAATTCTACGAATTCCTCCCCCCGATGCCCCCGACGATCGAGGAGGAAAATTACAAAATTGCCCCTCTCATCGCGCTCCAGGCCACCCTCTTCCCCGGCCGCGGGATCTGCATCGGGGTGAGCAATCACCACTGCCTCGGCGACGCCAGGTCCATCGTCGGATTCATGTGGGCCTGGGCCGAGGTCAATAAAAATAACGGAGACGAGCAGCTGAGAAACCGCTCGCCTCCACTGATTTATGACAGGTCGTCGGCTTTTGGAGACACCCAAAAGGCCGATGAAAAGTATTGGAGCGCGACGAGAAACATCCCGCTGACATCATCAAGTTTTCCGGTGCCTAGTGGCAGGGTCAGGGCTGCGTTCACACTGCACCAGTCAGATattaaaaaactcaaaaataaGGTATTGTCTAAAAATCCGGACCTAGTTTTCATCTCGTCTTTCGCGGTCACGGCTGCGTACACGTGGAGCTCTGTGGTGAAGTCTGCGGACGCTGCCGGGGAGGATGTGGACGAGAATAAAGACGAGGTGTTCTTTTTCCCTGCGGACGCGAGGGGCCGGCCGAACGCTATGGTTGACCCGCCCGTGCCGGTTAATTACTTCGGAAACTGTTTAGGCGGCGGGATGATCATGATGGAGCATAAGAAGGTGGTGGCAGAGGAAGGATTCGTGGCGGCGGCGGAAGCGATTGCTGATCAAATCAAGAATCAGGTGAATAAGAAGGAGAATTTTTTGAAAGGAGCGGATAATTGGTTGTCGGAAATGCCAAAATTTGGGGAGTTGAGTACTTTTGGCGTTTCAGGTTCGCCGAAATTCGATTTGTTGAATTCGGATTTCGGGTGGGGGACGGGGTCGAGGTTGGAGGTTTTGTCGATGGATAAGGAGAAGTATTCGATGTCGTTGTGTAATTCGTCGGATTCCCCGGGCGGTTTGGTGGTCGGATTGTCGCTTCCTAAGGAGAGGATGGATGCTTTCGCGACTATCTTTGAAGATGGTCTTAAATATTGA
- the LOC121756006 gene encoding malonyl-coenzyme:anthocyanin 5-O-glucoside-6'''-O-malonyltransferase-like → MTTILQTLQISPADGAAAELTLPLTFFDMWWVHFHPIRRVLFYDHPCSTAEFLTTIVPNLEKSLSLTLKHFPPAAGNLLYPTDTAKNKPLLRYTAGDSLRLTVAESGRDFDYLTANHPRDADPFWDFVPDLAPPVDAGAYLHAPLMAVQATHFPGRGVALGIANLHLLGDGSAVNASLILGWASISKSAGDEDFLRAQQKLESAPIFDRRVIKDAAGIDGIFWDEMRKTPFSPAPFPLPTNQVRATFGLTRSDLEKLKNRVLVKKPGLNRVSSFVAAACYVWSCVARSEPDGDDAYELFVAPVDVRGRRNALIDPPVPGNYFGNCIAFAVVEIRHGELVGEGGFEAAAEAATEKIRNGVNDAAALLKGAEDWMNEMKKCQEKKMKVFGVSGSPKFDLGIADFGWGKAKKVEYVTLDGENYSMSLANARDGGGGLEFGLSLPEKRMEAFTAIFADGLNK, encoded by the coding sequence ATGACTACCATACTCCAAACACTTCAAATTTCTCCGGCTGACGGCGCCGCCGCCGAGCTCACACTCCCCCTCACCTTCTTCGACATGTGGTGGGTCCATTTCCACCCCATCCGCCGCGTCCTCTTCTACGACCACCCTTGCTCCACCGCCGAATTCCTCACCACCATCGTCCCGAACCTCGAAAAATCCCTCTCCCTCACCCTCAAACACTTCCCCCCCGCCGCCGGCAACCTCCTCTACCCCACCGACACCGCCAAAAACAAACCCCTCCTCCGCTACACCGCCGGCGACTCCCTCCGCCTCACCGTCGCCGAGTCCGGCCGCGACTTCGACTACCTCACCGCGAACCACCCGCGCGACGCCGACCCTTTCTGGGACTTCGTCCCGGACCTCGCGCCACCGGTCGACGCCGGCGCGTACTTACACGCGCCGCTCATGGCGGTCCAGGCGACGCACTTCCCCGGCCGCGGCGTCGCCCTCGGGATCGCCAACCTCCACCTCCTCGGCGACGGAAGCGCCGTCAACGCGAGCCTGATTCTCGGCTGGGCCTCGATCAGCAAGTCTGCTGGAGACGAAGACTTTCTTCGCGCCCAGCAGAAACTCGAGTCCGCGCCGATCTTCGACCGGCGCGTGATTAAAGACGCAGCCGGGATCGACGGCATCTTCTGGGACGAAATGAGAAAGACGCCCTTTTCGCCGGCGCCTTTCCCATTGCCCACTAACCAGGTCAGGGCGACTTTCGGTCTGACCCGGTCCGATttggaaaaattaaaaaaccggGTTCTTGTAAAGAAACCCGGTTTAAACCGGGTTTCGTCCTTCGTCGCTGCAGCCTGCTACGTGTGGAGCTGTGTGGCGAGGTCGGAGCCCGACGGGGACGATGCGTACGAGCTGTTTGTCGCCCCCGTCGACGTCAGGGGGCGGAGGAACGCCCTCATCGACCCCCCGGTGCCGGGGAACTACTTTGGGAACTGCATTGCGTTCGCGGTGGTGGAGATCCGGCACGGGGAGCTGGTGGGGGAGGGGGGAttcgaggcggcggcggaggccgCGACGGAGAAGATTAGGAATGGGGTGAATGATGCAGCGGCGCTTCTTAAAGGGGCGGAGGATTGGATGAATGAGATGAAGAAATGTCAGGAGAAGAAAATGAAGGTGTTTGGGGTGTCTGGATCGCCGAAATTTGATCTGGGAATAGCGGATTTCGGGTGGGGAAAAGCGAAGAAGGTGGAATATGTGACGCTTGATGGAGAGAATTATTCCATGTCTTTGGCTAATGCCAGAGACGGCGGCGGAGGGTTGGAGTTTGGGCTATCTTTGCCGGAGAAAAGGATGGAAGCTTTTACTGCTATATTTGCCGATGGTCTCAACAAATAA
- the LOC121756508 gene encoding protein SENSITIVITY TO RED LIGHT REDUCED 1-like isoform X1: MSYTNDWEKVSEHTEKKLVAATMDDALPKALPPEKSDPSEDWTIVLPRRGKKNRTVNKFVIPKRQMEVQLWAPIDLETDPERESKLKQKMDTCIKKFENSEFYRNLLSQIRNPDIVDKFSKVLGSEEKMQMVVYGIGSIESFEPPRLQLCLAILLQRSFDWIGGIELFDPIISLTESKVLTSLGCTVLSINEQGRRRAVKPTFFFMPHCEAELYDNLLEANWEVDRLNRLVIFGNSFEAYEQHASLCKSSAVTSSRKHVLAIRSFAEELGVDTFSDDSFRAFHGTSWHFFGPSAEADLQIIL, encoded by the exons ATG aGCTATACCAATGATTGGGAAAAAGTTAGTGAGCACACAGAG AAGAAACTAGTGGCTGCAACAATGGATGATGCTTTGCCAAAAGCTCTACCTCCCGAGAAATCTGATCCCTCGGAAGATTGGACTATTGTGTTGCCGCGGCGTGGAAAGAAGAACAGAACTGTCAACAAGTTTGTGATCCCTAAACGGCAAATGGAAGTGCAGTTATGGGCACCGATAGATCTCGAAACTGATCCAGAGAGAGAATCAAAGCTGAAGCAAAAAATGGACACTTGCATTAAGAAATTCGAAAACTCTGAATTCTACAGAAATCTACTGAGCCAAATCCGAAATCCTGATATTGTGGATAAGTTTTCCAAAGTTTTGGGATCAGAGGAAAAGATGCAGATGGTAGTTTACGGGATTGGTAGCATTGAATCGTTCGAGCCTCCCCGGCTGCAACTCTGCCTCGCCATTCTGTTGCAGAGGAGCTTCGATTGGATCGGAGGAATAGAACTGTTTGACCCGATAATCTCCCTGACAGAATCAAAGGTCCTGACGTCTCTAGGCTGCACTGTTCTGTCAATCAACGAGCAAGGCCGGAGACGAGCTGTGAAGCCTACGTTTTTCTTCATGCCACACTGTGAGGCGGAACTGTATGACAATCTCTTGGAAGCGAATTGGGAGGTGGACCGGTTGAATCGGCTGGTGATCTTCGGGAATAGTTTCGAGGCGTACGAGCAGCACGCGTCGCTGTGCAAGAGCTCGGCCGTAACGAGCTCAAGGAAGCATGTGTTGGCTATTAGGAGCTTCGCTGAAGAGTTGGGAGTCGATACTTTTTCCGATGATTCGTTTCGAGCATTTCATGGTACGAGTTGGCATTTTTTTGGCCCTTCTGCTGAAGCAGATTTGCAAATTATTTTGTGA
- the LOC121756508 gene encoding protein SENSITIVITY TO RED LIGHT REDUCED 1-like isoform X3, translating to MDDALPKALPPEKSDPSEDWTIVLPRRGKKNRTVNKFVIPKRQMEVQLWAPIDLETDPERESKLKQKMDTCIKKFENSEFYRNLLSQIRNPDIVDKFSKVLGSEEKMQMVVYGIGSIESFEPPRLQLCLAILLQRSFDWIGGIELFDPIISLTESKVLTSLGCTVLSINEQGRRRAVKPTFFFMPHCEAELYDNLLEANWEVDRLNRLVIFGNSFEAYEQHASLCKSSAVTSSRKHVLAIRSFAEELGVDTFSDDSFRAFHGTSWHFFGPSAEADLQIIL from the coding sequence ATGGATGATGCTTTGCCAAAAGCTCTACCTCCCGAGAAATCTGATCCCTCGGAAGATTGGACTATTGTGTTGCCGCGGCGTGGAAAGAAGAACAGAACTGTCAACAAGTTTGTGATCCCTAAACGGCAAATGGAAGTGCAGTTATGGGCACCGATAGATCTCGAAACTGATCCAGAGAGAGAATCAAAGCTGAAGCAAAAAATGGACACTTGCATTAAGAAATTCGAAAACTCTGAATTCTACAGAAATCTACTGAGCCAAATCCGAAATCCTGATATTGTGGATAAGTTTTCCAAAGTTTTGGGATCAGAGGAAAAGATGCAGATGGTAGTTTACGGGATTGGTAGCATTGAATCGTTCGAGCCTCCCCGGCTGCAACTCTGCCTCGCCATTCTGTTGCAGAGGAGCTTCGATTGGATCGGAGGAATAGAACTGTTTGACCCGATAATCTCCCTGACAGAATCAAAGGTCCTGACGTCTCTAGGCTGCACTGTTCTGTCAATCAACGAGCAAGGCCGGAGACGAGCTGTGAAGCCTACGTTTTTCTTCATGCCACACTGTGAGGCGGAACTGTATGACAATCTCTTGGAAGCGAATTGGGAGGTGGACCGGTTGAATCGGCTGGTGATCTTCGGGAATAGTTTCGAGGCGTACGAGCAGCACGCGTCGCTGTGCAAGAGCTCGGCCGTAACGAGCTCAAGGAAGCATGTGTTGGCTATTAGGAGCTTCGCTGAAGAGTTGGGAGTCGATACTTTTTCCGATGATTCGTTTCGAGCATTTCATGGTACGAGTTGGCATTTTTTTGGCCCTTCTGCTGAAGCAGATTTGCAAATTATTTTGTGA
- the LOC121756508 gene encoding protein SENSITIVITY TO RED LIGHT REDUCED 1-like isoform X2 — protein MKKLVAATMDDALPKALPPEKSDPSEDWTIVLPRRGKKNRTVNKFVIPKRQMEVQLWAPIDLETDPERESKLKQKMDTCIKKFENSEFYRNLLSQIRNPDIVDKFSKVLGSEEKMQMVVYGIGSIESFEPPRLQLCLAILLQRSFDWIGGIELFDPIISLTESKVLTSLGCTVLSINEQGRRRAVKPTFFFMPHCEAELYDNLLEANWEVDRLNRLVIFGNSFEAYEQHASLCKSSAVTSSRKHVLAIRSFAEELGVDTFSDDSFRAFHGTSWHFFGPSAEADLQIIL, from the exons ATG AAGAAACTAGTGGCTGCAACAATGGATGATGCTTTGCCAAAAGCTCTACCTCCCGAGAAATCTGATCCCTCGGAAGATTGGACTATTGTGTTGCCGCGGCGTGGAAAGAAGAACAGAACTGTCAACAAGTTTGTGATCCCTAAACGGCAAATGGAAGTGCAGTTATGGGCACCGATAGATCTCGAAACTGATCCAGAGAGAGAATCAAAGCTGAAGCAAAAAATGGACACTTGCATTAAGAAATTCGAAAACTCTGAATTCTACAGAAATCTACTGAGCCAAATCCGAAATCCTGATATTGTGGATAAGTTTTCCAAAGTTTTGGGATCAGAGGAAAAGATGCAGATGGTAGTTTACGGGATTGGTAGCATTGAATCGTTCGAGCCTCCCCGGCTGCAACTCTGCCTCGCCATTCTGTTGCAGAGGAGCTTCGATTGGATCGGAGGAATAGAACTGTTTGACCCGATAATCTCCCTGACAGAATCAAAGGTCCTGACGTCTCTAGGCTGCACTGTTCTGTCAATCAACGAGCAAGGCCGGAGACGAGCTGTGAAGCCTACGTTTTTCTTCATGCCACACTGTGAGGCGGAACTGTATGACAATCTCTTGGAAGCGAATTGGGAGGTGGACCGGTTGAATCGGCTGGTGATCTTCGGGAATAGTTTCGAGGCGTACGAGCAGCACGCGTCGCTGTGCAAGAGCTCGGCCGTAACGAGCTCAAGGAAGCATGTGTTGGCTATTAGGAGCTTCGCTGAAGAGTTGGGAGTCGATACTTTTTCCGATGATTCGTTTCGAGCATTTCATGGTACGAGTTGGCATTTTTTTGGCCCTTCTGCTGAAGCAGATTTGCAAATTATTTTGTGA
- the LOC121756240 gene encoding uncharacterized protein LOC121756240, giving the protein MSTALSTLFSKTPINLSQPQISPQFRHRNTQFPSPLTKKAKPLSKIQISHRFYGSFGNSIDGFSVNRSGFVVKAQNEEKDIRGESSMPERFRYLTKEAPDKPVRWPLLIVLAFLLYAWRTVLWELTNWRKALGALAWFSGYISKLVLAFVFHFIGDPLTSTIRLVETAFYSIRSFYSGIVAYAPIPELTQIIVLTSAVLAVAEAASPDSVNSQPYLLTLAGLVGFAAVRNYITELFFWTLLVGMFCFARFVKKRDYVSSALPVAAVLAAVGEPWVRVVVIGSYLALAVFHHAQSSGGAGDDAGTRAIERAPVPLLLAALAIGVRVAAKWAGYRHLTWMIV; this is encoded by the exons ATGTCGACCGCGCTCTCGACCCTCTTCTCCAAAACCCCAATCAATCTCTCCCAGCCTCAAATTTCCCCTCAATTTCGTCACCGCAACACCCAATTCCCGTCGCCACTGACCAAAAAGGCGAAACCTTTGAGCAAAATCCAGATTTCCCACAGATTTTACGGCTCATTCGGGAATTCCATTGATGGGTTTTCAGTAAATAGAAGTGgatttgtggtaaaagctcaaAATGAAGAGAAGGATATTCGTGGAGAGAGCAGTATGCCCGAGAGATTCAGATATTTGACTAAGGAAGCTCCTGATAAGCCTGTTAGATGGCCCTTGCTCATTG TGCTGGCGTTCTTGCTGTATGCGTGGAGAACCGTCTTGTGGGAACTAACAAACTGGAGAAAGGCTCTCGGGGCTCTAGCATGGTTCTCGGGTTACATCTCGAAGCTGGTGTTGGCCTTCGTATTCCATTTCATCGGAGATCCCCTCACCTCCACAATCCGCCTAGTGGAGACAGCCTTCTACAGTATCCGATCCTTCTACTCCGGCATAGTCGCGTACGCTCCAATCCCGGAGCTGACACAGATCATTGTGCTGACATCCGCCGTGCTCGCCGTCGCGGAGGCCGCTTCCCCGGACTCCGTGAACAGCCAGCCGTATCTGCTCACGCTGGCCGGCCTGGTCGGCTTCGCCGCTGTCAGGAACTACATCACCGAGCTCTTCTTCTGGACGCTGCTCGTGGGCATGTTCTGTTTCGCTAggtttgtgaagaagagagaCTACGTGTCGTCTGCGCTTCCCGTTGCCGCGGTTTTGGCTGCTGTGGGCGAGCCGTGGGTAAGAGTCGTCGTGATTGGTTCCTACTTGGCCTTGGCTGTCTTCCACCACGCCCAGAGCTCGGGAGGCGCAGGGGACGATGCAGGCACCCGAGCTATAGAAAGGGCGCCGGTTCCACTGTTGCTCGCTGCGCTGGCGATTGGCGTTCGAGTCGCGGCGAAGTGGGCTGGATACCGACATTTGACATGGATGATTGTTTAA